Proteins encoded together in one Litorilinea aerophila window:
- a CDS encoding sialidase family protein: protein MRDLPEQPDLPGGGLCRRPGWLLAVAIALALGMGLWGSAPVLAAPGDIVDCRPPFNLSNSPGYVSVDPFLLSDPTGVVHLFWAERTIGEPGDIPNVPDALMYSRWDGERWSKPVDIFISPRQYFNRRIAGIRGVMDQQGFIHLVWMGPDNTFFYSAARADRAGSAQGWLPPLLLGDDQSGTQFSVDIAYEPPRALHILYGRSQPQVNRTVTYIRSVDGGATWSEPVDVYTFLDFERGASNVRLLTEPPGKVYATWTEWDSSGNGQAVYFARSLDSGSTWEEPVRLAERVGDEYERDWTTLAVLEPGRLVALWEGGFRAYPQTQYSDDGGATWSAPIDTFFWLIADNGFGEFVRDSTGRLHVFLVRRIREGYSHLCGRFVGCRGDGNTIWHSVWEAGVNWRDPRPVGGFHDSNFISVAMNLGNQLFLSWFNYDNPETSLDIFTMQCTVEGAPALAPQPWPAVDMPTPTPVATAWPTPTPLPEVTATPAPVVSVQATPVGRSNPATPLLVGALPSLALLVLAVMVERIRRRGR, encoded by the coding sequence ATGAGGGACTTGCCAGAGCAGCCGGATCTGCCAGGAGGGGGCCTATGCCGCCGACCTGGCTGGCTGCTGGCCGTGGCCATCGCCCTGGCCCTGGGGATGGGCCTGTGGGGAAGCGCCCCGGTCCTGGCCGCGCCCGGTGATATCGTGGACTGCCGGCCGCCCTTCAACCTCTCCAACTCGCCCGGCTATGTCTCGGTGGACCCCTTCCTTCTGTCCGATCCCACCGGTGTGGTCCACCTGTTTTGGGCCGAGCGCACCATCGGCGAGCCCGGCGACATCCCCAACGTGCCGGACGCCCTGATGTACTCCCGCTGGGATGGCGAGCGGTGGTCAAAGCCGGTGGACATCTTCATCTCCCCCCGGCAGTACTTCAACCGCCGCATCGCCGGCATCCGGGGGGTGATGGACCAGCAGGGCTTCATTCACCTGGTCTGGATGGGGCCGGACAACACCTTTTTCTACAGCGCCGCCCGGGCCGACCGGGCCGGCTCCGCCCAGGGCTGGCTGCCTCCCCTCCTCCTGGGGGATGACCAGTCGGGGACCCAGTTCTCGGTGGATATCGCCTACGAGCCACCCCGGGCCCTGCACATCCTCTACGGCCGGAGCCAGCCCCAGGTTAACCGCACGGTGACCTACATCCGGTCCGTGGATGGGGGCGCCACCTGGTCCGAGCCGGTGGACGTCTATACCTTTTTGGACTTTGAGCGGGGCGCCAGCAACGTGCGGCTGCTGACCGAGCCCCCTGGCAAGGTCTACGCCACCTGGACCGAGTGGGACAGCAGCGGCAACGGCCAGGCCGTTTACTTCGCCCGTTCCCTGGACAGCGGCAGCACCTGGGAAGAGCCGGTGCGGTTGGCGGAGCGGGTGGGCGATGAATACGAGCGGGACTGGACCACCCTGGCGGTGTTGGAGCCGGGGCGGCTGGTGGCCCTGTGGGAGGGCGGTTTCCGGGCCTATCCCCAGACCCAGTACTCGGACGACGGCGGCGCCACCTGGTCGGCCCCCATCGACACCTTCTTCTGGCTGATTGCCGACAACGGCTTCGGTGAATTTGTACGAGACAGCACCGGGCGGCTCCACGTCTTCCTGGTGCGCCGGATTCGGGAAGGGTACAGCCACCTGTGTGGCCGCTTTGTGGGCTGCCGGGGCGATGGCAACACCATCTGGCACAGCGTTTGGGAAGCTGGCGTCAACTGGCGGGATCCCCGGCCGGTGGGGGGCTTCCACGACAGCAACTTCATCTCGGTGGCCATGAACCTGGGCAACCAGCTTTTCCTGAGCTGGTTCAACTACGACAACCCGGAGACGTCGCTGGATATCTTCACCATGCAGTGCACGGTGGAAGGCGCGCCGGCGCTGGCGCCGCAGCCCTGGCCTGCGGTTGACATGCCCACCCCCACCCCGGTGGCCACAGCCTGGCCTACCCCGACGCCTTTGCCGGAGGTCACGGCCACACCGGCGCCGGTGGTCTCTGTCCAGGCGACGCCCGTCGGTCGGAGTAACCCGGCCACTCCCTTGTTGGTGGGGGCGCTTCCGTCCCTGGCCCTGCTCGTTTTGGCCGTGATGGTCGAGCGCATTCGCCGCCGCGGCCGCTGA
- a CDS encoding ABC transporter permease codes for MSGANMGGANMSTASMGGAEALPVVVYTSASQMRTPGTLLRAMWKDLGASRELAWRLFIRDISAQYRQSLFGVFWAFVPPIVTALIFIVLQTRNVVNFGETDIPYPVYVLVGTTLWQLFTESLNAPLKSVTAARALLVKINFPREALIISAIWQVLFNLGTKLLVLAAIFWIFRLELTWGILGGGLAMVMLLLLGIGIGLLLTPLGMLYTDVATSLPIVTQMLFFVTPIVYPPLRTFPLSLVTVLNPVSPLLIGARDLLTKGTLENGLAFSVVSVLTLFLLLGGWLIYRVALPILIERMSA; via the coding sequence ATGAGTGGAGCCAATATGGGCGGTGCCAACATGAGCACCGCCAGCATGGGCGGCGCGGAGGCGCTGCCGGTGGTGGTCTACACCTCGGCCTCCCAGATGCGCACGCCGGGCACCCTCCTGCGGGCCATGTGGAAGGACCTGGGGGCCTCCCGGGAGCTGGCCTGGCGCCTCTTCATCCGGGACATTTCGGCCCAGTATCGCCAGAGCCTCTTTGGCGTCTTCTGGGCCTTTGTACCGCCCATCGTCACCGCGTTGATCTTCATCGTGTTGCAGACCCGCAACGTGGTCAACTTTGGCGAGACCGACATTCCCTACCCGGTCTATGTCCTGGTGGGTACCACCCTGTGGCAGCTCTTCACCGAGAGCCTGAATGCCCCCCTGAAGTCCGTGACTGCGGCCAGGGCCCTGTTGGTCAAGATCAACTTCCCCAGGGAGGCCCTGATCATCTCGGCCATCTGGCAGGTGCTCTTCAATCTGGGGACCAAGCTGCTGGTGCTGGCGGCCATCTTCTGGATCTTCCGGCTGGAGTTGACCTGGGGCATCCTGGGCGGCGGGCTGGCCATGGTGATGCTCCTGTTGTTGGGCATCGGCATTGGCCTGTTGCTGACGCCCTTGGGAATGCTCTACACCGACGTGGCCACCTCCCTGCCCATTGTGACCCAGATGCTCTTTTTCGTGACGCCCATTGTCTACCCGCCGCTGCGCACCTTTCCCCTCTCTCTGGTCACCGTCCTGAACCCGGTGAGCCCCCTCCTCATCGGCGCCCGGGATCTCCTGACCAAGGGCACGCTGGAGAACGGGCTGGCGTTTAGCGTGGTCAGCGTGCTCACCCTGTTTCTGCTGTTGGGGGGCTGGCTCATCTACCGGGTGGCGCTGCCGATTCTCATAGAGAGGATGAGCGCCTGA
- a CDS encoding ABC transporter ATP-binding protein, producing the protein MSDVLVEVTHVSKKFCRSLKRSLWYGVQDLGLELTGRSYPRDQLRKDEFWAVRDVSLQVRRGETLGLIGHNGAGKTTLLRMLNGLIKPDLGEITVRGRMQALIALGAGFNPVLTGRENIYINASVLGLSKAEIDRRFDEIVAFSGIEEFIDMPVQSYSSGMTVRLGFSVAAHLEPDVLLVDEVLAVGDLAFRTKCQVRIQQMKNNGVAIVLVSHNLHTISHVCTRAVTFEKGRIIYEGDTEAAIDAYRASLLKHYDGPAEDLRGGTGEIRVQRLEVLNEAGQPQQEFDMGSGVRLRLHYEASEPVHNPVINIAMHVLNSHQVTGFRTDVDGLSVGTLQGKGHVDIVVPQLNLFPNVYTLDAILFHPDGFTFYDRVNNAAHIKVRGGLQVNGTAYLPHRWQVNGAAPEAQATTDGAGRALATQLQLS; encoded by the coding sequence ATGTCCGATGTGTTGGTGGAAGTGACCCACGTCAGCAAAAAGTTCTGCCGTAGCCTGAAGCGTTCCCTCTGGTATGGGGTCCAGGACCTGGGGCTGGAGTTGACAGGGCGTAGCTATCCCCGCGACCAACTGCGCAAGGACGAGTTCTGGGCTGTGCGGGATGTCTCTCTGCAGGTGCGCCGGGGGGAGACCCTGGGGCTCATCGGCCACAACGGCGCGGGCAAGACGACCCTCTTGCGCATGCTCAACGGCCTGATCAAGCCGGACCTGGGGGAGATCACCGTGCGGGGGCGGATGCAGGCCCTCATTGCCCTGGGCGCCGGCTTCAACCCGGTGTTGACCGGCCGGGAGAACATCTACATCAACGCCTCGGTCCTGGGGCTCTCCAAGGCGGAGATCGACCGCCGCTTCGACGAAATTGTGGCCTTTTCCGGCATCGAGGAATTCATCGACATGCCGGTCCAGAGCTACAGCTCCGGCATGACCGTGCGCCTGGGCTTTTCGGTGGCCGCCCACCTGGAGCCAGACGTCCTGCTGGTGGACGAGGTGCTGGCGGTGGGCGACCTGGCCTTTCGGACCAAATGCCAGGTGCGGATTCAGCAGATGAAGAACAATGGCGTGGCCATCGTCCTGGTCTCCCACAACCTGCACACCATCAGCCATGTCTGTACCCGGGCCGTCACCTTCGAGAAGGGCCGCATCATCTACGAGGGCGACACCGAAGCCGCCATCGACGCCTATCGGGCCTCTCTCCTGAAGCATTACGATGGGCCGGCCGAGGATCTGCGTGGGGGGACTGGCGAAATTCGGGTCCAGCGGTTGGAGGTGCTGAACGAGGCAGGGCAGCCCCAACAGGAGTTCGACATGGGCAGCGGCGTCCGTCTGCGCCTCCACTACGAGGCCTCTGAGCCGGTCCATAACCCGGTGATCAACATCGCCATGCACGTGCTCAACAGCCACCAGGTGACCGGCTTCCGCACGGACGTGGATGGGCTGTCGGTGGGGACTCTCCAGGGGAAAGGTCATGTGGACATCGTGGTGCCCCAGCTCAACCTCTTCCCCAACGTCTATACCCTGGACGCCATCCTCTTTCACCCGGATGGCTTCACGTTTTACGACCGGGTCAACAACGCCGCGCACATCAAAGTGCGGGGTGGGCTCCAGGTGAACGGCACGGCCTACCTGCCCCACCGCTGGCAGGTGAACGGCGCGGCGCCTGAAGCCCAGGCCACCACCGATGGCGCGGGGCGGGCCCTGGCAACGCAGCTCCAGCTATCATGA
- a CDS encoding sulfotransferase family protein, with translation MNQPPIFVVGVPRSGTTLLAAMLAAHSRLSCGPETHFFRRLQEVDARAFLEDPRWPQEAARFICDISHSTYAADAASSTSDGRTRLIDKYGLEEAAIADFLQGQPPSLAAMLASVTEQYMHRQGKVRWAEKTPDHLALVHLIRRLFPASPIVRIVRDPRDVAISLGRVPWGAQTLLEALFFWRRLDDASSAFFVADPNSYTLRYEDLITEPRQELQKLCRFLGEPYEEGMLDTSRTGRRINARQVPWKDKVSQPIDSSRVGLWRGALTPAENRLAEAILGDRLARYGYPQEVHFNRLGELFPDEVAAGRFQDAFTVLAGEGIRFWKAHPDERPAVKIYLGNPGDAEWLGDHRLGRGLRALSIAAGVVRNLARPMALYWVPGQGQVQWPGYAAYLLQRLLTPYRVSAPPQRMPS, from the coding sequence ATGAACCAACCACCCATCTTTGTGGTAGGCGTCCCCCGTTCGGGGACGACCTTGCTGGCCGCCATGTTGGCCGCCCACAGCCGACTGAGCTGTGGCCCCGAGACCCACTTCTTCCGCCGGCTGCAGGAAGTGGACGCGCGGGCCTTCCTGGAGGATCCCCGCTGGCCCCAGGAGGCCGCCCGCTTTATCTGCGACATTTCCCACAGCACCTACGCGGCCGATGCGGCGTCGAGCACATCCGACGGACGCACCCGGCTGATCGACAAGTACGGCCTGGAAGAAGCGGCCATCGCGGACTTTCTGCAAGGGCAGCCCCCTTCCCTGGCGGCCATGCTGGCCAGCGTCACGGAACAGTACATGCACAGACAGGGGAAAGTGCGCTGGGCCGAGAAGACCCCCGACCATCTGGCCCTGGTGCACCTGATCCGCCGGCTCTTTCCCGCCTCCCCCATCGTGCGCATCGTGCGGGACCCCCGGGACGTGGCCATCTCCCTGGGCCGGGTGCCCTGGGGCGCCCAGACCCTGCTGGAGGCACTCTTCTTCTGGCGGCGCCTGGACGATGCCAGCAGCGCCTTTTTCGTCGCCGATCCAAACAGCTACACCCTGCGCTACGAGGATCTCATCACCGAGCCCCGGCAGGAGCTGCAGAAGCTGTGCCGGTTCCTGGGCGAACCCTACGAGGAGGGCATGCTGGATACATCCCGCACAGGCCGGCGCATCAATGCCCGCCAGGTGCCGTGGAAGGACAAGGTGAGCCAGCCCATCGACAGCAGCCGGGTCGGTCTGTGGCGCGGGGCCCTCACGCCGGCGGAAAACCGGCTGGCCGAGGCGATACTGGGCGACCGGTTGGCCCGCTACGGCTACCCCCAGGAGGTTCATTTCAACCGCCTGGGCGAGCTCTTTCCCGATGAGGTGGCAGCCGGCCGCTTCCAGGACGCGTTCACCGTGCTGGCCGGCGAGGGCATCCGCTTTTGGAAGGCCCATCCGGACGAACGGCCGGCGGTCAAGATCTATCTGGGCAATCCGGGTGATGCGGAGTGGCTGGGCGATCACAGGCTGGGGCGGGGCCTCCGGGCCCTCTCCATTGCCGCGGGTGTGGTGCGAAACCTGGCCCGCCCCATGGCCCTGTATTGGGTGCCGGGGCAGGGACAGGTGCAGTGGCCGGGCTATGCCGCCTACCTGCTCCAGCGGTTGCTGACCCCCTACCGGGTGTCGGCACCGCCCCAGAGGATGCCTTCATGA
- a CDS encoding glycosyltransferase family 39 protein — protein sequence MTQPSSHPSPRWTRVSWLAGLMVLALAGAGAVLYATAWGLGASPDSAAYIGVARNLLAGRGLGVPFGQTADVPLTHFPPLYSLALALVGGLSGTDPWLSGRWLQAALLALSVLGVGGMAYGLARRSGRAALLAGLLWMTSPALLGLYLMAWSEALFLFLGLGGLALLALYLVHPSRRLLALAALAIGLAVVTRYAGLALVATGLVALWWLSEDSRLRRLTDGVFFALLSGLPLAIWLVRNLLIGGEATGRKIAFHPLSRAHLIQGLDTVSGWLFLPASAPGWIKAGGVALLALALAIILLAHLPGRRFQGAIRFPTDDLAGALVWVLGLFLGIYVLFLAFSISLVDYNTPLDGRILAPAWAAAFLLLVRGGFLLTDRGPRPALARVAVATLGALVVGLFSVQAWATVQAAHADGLGFASRRWHESPVVAAVASLPTTTPVFSNVPDGLYLWTGRRTLSLPRPVRATSRQANERYSAEMAMVRHTLEAQGGVVVYFRDLARNATLDEDSLRTELGLHVIFNGPDGVIYGAPVAIR from the coding sequence ATGACACAACCTTCTTCCCATCCATCTCCCCGCTGGACCCGGGTTTCCTGGCTGGCGGGGTTGATGGTATTGGCCCTGGCCGGCGCCGGGGCTGTCCTCTATGCCACTGCCTGGGGGCTGGGCGCCTCGCCGGATTCGGCCGCCTACATCGGCGTGGCCCGGAATCTCCTGGCCGGGCGTGGTCTGGGGGTACCCTTCGGCCAGACGGCTGACGTGCCGCTGACCCACTTCCCGCCCCTCTACAGCCTGGCGCTGGCTCTGGTGGGCGGCCTCTCGGGCACCGACCCGTGGCTGAGCGGCCGCTGGCTCCAGGCAGCCCTGCTGGCCCTGAGCGTGCTTGGGGTGGGGGGAATGGCCTATGGGTTGGCCCGACGGAGCGGCCGGGCGGCCCTGCTGGCCGGGCTGCTGTGGATGACTTCGCCGGCTCTGTTGGGACTCTATCTGATGGCCTGGAGTGAAGCCCTCTTCCTGTTTCTGGGCCTGGGAGGCCTGGCCCTGCTGGCCCTCTACCTGGTGCATCCATCCCGGCGGCTGCTGGCCCTGGCGGCCCTGGCCATCGGCCTGGCCGTGGTGACCCGCTACGCGGGCCTGGCCCTGGTGGCCACGGGACTGGTTGCCCTGTGGTGGCTCTCGGAGGACAGCCGCCTGCGCAGGCTCACCGACGGGGTTTTCTTCGCCCTGCTGAGTGGCCTGCCCCTTGCCATCTGGCTGGTACGTAACCTGCTCATCGGGGGCGAGGCCACCGGGCGGAAAATCGCCTTTCACCCGCTGAGCCGGGCCCACCTGATCCAGGGATTGGACACTGTTTCTGGCTGGCTCTTTCTGCCGGCTTCTGCGCCCGGCTGGATCAAGGCCGGCGGCGTGGCGCTGCTGGCCCTGGCGCTGGCCATCATCCTGCTGGCCCATCTGCCGGGGCGGCGTTTCCAGGGTGCCATCCGGTTCCCCACGGACGACCTGGCCGGCGCGCTGGTCTGGGTCCTGGGGCTTTTTCTGGGGATCTATGTCCTGTTCCTGGCCTTTTCCATCTCCCTGGTGGATTACAACACCCCGCTGGACGGGCGCATCCTGGCCCCGGCCTGGGCCGCTGCTTTCCTCCTGCTGGTGCGGGGGGGCTTCTTGCTGACCGACAGGGGGCCGCGGCCGGCCCTCGCCCGGGTGGCGGTGGCGACCCTGGGGGCGCTGGTGGTGGGCCTCTTCAGCGTCCAGGCGTGGGCCACGGTGCAGGCTGCCCACGCCGACGGGCTGGGTTTTGCCTCCCGCCGCTGGCACGAGTCACCTGTGGTGGCGGCTGTGGCGAGCCTGCCGACCACCACCCCGGTCTTCTCCAACGTGCCCGACGGCCTCTACCTGTGGACCGGCCGCCGCACCCTGTCCCTACCCAGGCCGGTGCGGGCCACTTCCCGACAGGCCAACGAGCGTTACAGCGCCGAGATGGCCATGGTGCGCCATACCCTGGAGGCCCAGGGCGGGGTGGTGGTCTATTTCCGGGATCTGGCCCGCAACGCAACCCTGGATGAAGACTCCCTGCGCACCGAACTGGGGCTCCACGTCATCTTCAATGGGCCGGACGGCGTCATCTACGGCGCTCCTGTGGCCATTCGATAG
- a CDS encoding glycosyltransferase family 2 protein, with protein MPTVSVIIPAYNQARYLGAAIRSVLEQSHQDFELIVVDDGSTDETASVCGQFDDARIRYLYQDNAGLSAARNTGLHCCQGAYITFLDADDLFLPDKLRLLLDRMEADPALGLVAGQAIPIDEDGCQIGKVFDQAPPADASRWLLANPLHVGSVLLRREWQERVGFFDESLRSYEDWDYWLRLALAGCPMGWVDQPVSLYRFHTRQMTRNGEQMTQATFAVLDKVFSRPDLPPAWQERRSEAYASAHLRAAAQAYLAQDFARAQQAMADAVRSNPRLLEHDARELARRVAAWADSPKISRPLDFLESIYTHLPPELAPLARRRNRDLARAALQKVFEARRRGDVETERHYLMWVLRYQPSWLWNRGVLALALRHGWRALRMERI; from the coding sequence ATGCCAACCGTCAGCGTCATCATCCCCGCCTACAACCAGGCCCGCTACCTGGGCGCCGCCATTCGGAGCGTGCTGGAACAGAGCCACCAGGACTTTGAGCTGATTGTGGTGGACGACGGCTCCACGGATGAGACGGCGTCCGTCTGTGGGCAGTTCGACGATGCCCGGATCCGTTATCTGTACCAGGACAACGCCGGCCTGTCCGCGGCCCGCAACACAGGTCTTCATTGCTGTCAGGGCGCCTACATCACCTTCCTGGACGCGGATGACCTGTTCCTGCCGGACAAGCTACGCCTGCTGTTGGACAGGATGGAAGCCGACCCCGCCCTGGGACTGGTAGCCGGCCAGGCCATTCCCATCGATGAGGACGGCTGCCAGATCGGCAAGGTCTTCGACCAGGCGCCGCCGGCAGATGCCTCCCGCTGGTTGCTGGCCAATCCCTTGCATGTGGGCAGCGTGCTCCTGCGTCGGGAGTGGCAGGAACGGGTGGGCTTCTTCGACGAGTCCCTCCGCTCCTACGAGGACTGGGACTACTGGCTGCGGCTGGCCCTGGCCGGGTGCCCCATGGGGTGGGTAGATCAGCCCGTGTCGCTGTATCGGTTTCACACCCGGCAGATGACCCGGAACGGCGAGCAGATGACCCAGGCCACCTTCGCCGTGCTGGACAAGGTGTTCAGTCGGCCCGATCTGCCCCCTGCCTGGCAGGAGCGGCGGAGCGAGGCCTACGCCAGCGCCCATCTGCGGGCCGCCGCCCAGGCCTACCTGGCCCAGGATTTCGCCCGGGCCCAGCAGGCCATGGCCGACGCGGTGCGCAGCAACCCCCGGCTCCTGGAGCATGACGCCCGGGAGTTGGCCCGGCGGGTAGCTGCCTGGGCCGATTCACCCAAGATCAGCAGGCCGCTGGATTTTTTGGAAAGCATCTACACACACCTGCCGCCCGAACTGGCCCCCCTGGCCCGGCGCCGCAACCGGGATCTGGCCCGGGCCGCCCTGCAGAAGGTCTTCGAGGCCCGACGACGGGGCGATGTTGAGACGGAGCGCCACTATCTCATGTGGGTACTTCGCTATCAGCCCTCCTGGCTGTGGAATCGTGGCGTGCTGGCCCTGGCCCTTCGCCACGGGTGGCGGGCCCTGAGAATGGAGAGGATTTAG
- a CDS encoding asparagine synthetase B family protein yields the protein MPGLVGVVGSGGPELIGAVLSEMAQAVRHHPWYRVTLHQEPGCGLGRVSLGHEPDPEQPVWDPGGRVALWMEGELYNGPALRQRLAAQGFPAPVESDADLLLRLYLAEGEGFAALLNGAFAIAIWDRRSRTLLLATDRFGSYPIYYARVGDRLLFAPNVHGLLADPDLPRTVDEGAIAQALTFDHILGDRTWLKAVRLAPAASLLRFHDGQLTVRPYWDLRYPAYYEIGNEDEYVEEFVHLLRQAVARQHRGERAAGMLLSGGLDSRVLLAAMRDGPLVDPLYAFTWGIPGCDDARFAREAAAVVGAQHHFFELQPDYLRHKAEEGVRLTNGANCIHYHALANLEAQSQHTGVIYKGVMGDAMMGTALTRPFWAQYDRETLPWAHFKMHHDRGVLLFTPAEQEELFSPDFQRQVGDAVMADYTAGMLASQAEQMADQRIYFDLRQRVPRMTWNGVELVRSRARVRIPYCDNDVVDFALHLPPGFRFERYLLKKVLVAVYPNLAQIPYTETNLPLRACARDVIIRAQRLAAWHLHRLGLRRSPDIPRRPYARYDQWFRTELRDWVSDILLDERTLSRGYFQPETIRRLVSEQMAGARHAVKLGALISLELWHRQFLEAPSARSAPIPAAREASPLPA from the coding sequence ATGCCTGGTCTTGTTGGCGTAGTGGGTAGCGGCGGCCCCGAGTTGATCGGGGCCGTCTTGTCTGAGATGGCCCAGGCGGTCCGACACCACCCCTGGTACCGGGTTACGCTGCATCAAGAGCCTGGCTGTGGCCTGGGGCGAGTCAGCCTGGGCCACGAGCCAGATCCTGAGCAGCCGGTTTGGGATCCCGGCGGTCGGGTCGCCCTGTGGATGGAGGGAGAGCTCTACAACGGGCCGGCGCTGCGGCAGCGGTTGGCTGCCCAGGGATTCCCGGCGCCTGTGGAAAGCGATGCCGATCTCCTCCTGCGCCTCTACCTGGCGGAAGGGGAGGGGTTTGCCGCCCTCCTGAACGGCGCCTTCGCCATCGCCATCTGGGACCGGCGGAGTCGGACCCTGCTCCTGGCCACCGACCGCTTCGGCTCCTACCCCATCTACTACGCCCGGGTGGGCGATCGCTTGCTCTTCGCCCCCAACGTCCATGGGCTGCTGGCCGACCCGGACCTGCCCCGGACGGTGGACGAGGGTGCCATCGCCCAGGCCCTGACCTTTGACCACATCCTGGGCGACCGGACCTGGCTGAAGGCGGTGCGCCTGGCGCCGGCGGCCTCCCTCCTCCGGTTCCACGACGGCCAGCTGACGGTGCGACCCTACTGGGACCTGCGCTACCCGGCCTACTACGAGATCGGGAATGAGGACGAGTATGTGGAGGAGTTCGTCCACCTCCTGCGCCAGGCCGTGGCCCGGCAACACCGGGGAGAACGGGCTGCCGGCATGCTCCTCAGCGGCGGCCTGGATTCCCGGGTCCTGCTGGCGGCCATGCGGGACGGGCCGCTGGTGGATCCCCTCTACGCCTTTACCTGGGGGATCCCCGGCTGTGACGACGCCCGCTTTGCCCGGGAAGCCGCGGCGGTGGTGGGCGCGCAGCATCACTTTTTCGAGCTGCAGCCCGACTACCTCCGCCACAAGGCCGAGGAGGGCGTGCGCCTGACCAACGGCGCCAACTGCATCCACTATCACGCCCTGGCCAACCTGGAGGCCCAGTCTCAACACACGGGCGTCATCTACAAAGGGGTGATGGGCGACGCCATGATGGGCACCGCGCTGACCCGCCCCTTCTGGGCCCAGTACGACCGGGAGACCCTGCCCTGGGCCCATTTCAAGATGCACCACGACCGGGGGGTGTTGCTCTTTACCCCGGCGGAGCAGGAGGAGCTCTTCAGCCCAGACTTTCAGCGTCAGGTGGGGGATGCGGTGATGGCCGATTATACGGCCGGGATGCTCGCTTCCCAGGCCGAACAGATGGCCGATCAGCGCATCTACTTCGACCTGCGCCAGCGGGTGCCCCGCATGACCTGGAATGGGGTGGAGCTGGTACGCAGCCGGGCCCGGGTGCGCATCCCCTACTGTGACAACGACGTGGTGGACTTTGCCCTGCATCTGCCGCCGGGCTTCCGCTTTGAGCGGTACCTGCTCAAGAAGGTGTTGGTGGCCGTCTATCCCAATCTGGCCCAGATTCCGTACACCGAGACGAACCTGCCCCTGCGGGCCTGCGCCAGGGACGTCATCATCCGGGCCCAGCGGCTGGCCGCCTGGCACCTCCACCGGCTGGGGTTGCGTCGCTCGCCCGACATTCCCAGGCGGCCCTATGCCCGCTACGACCAGTGGTTCCGCACCGAGTTGCGGGATTGGGTCAGCGACATTCTCCTGGACGAGCGCACCCTCTCCCGGGGCTACTTCCAGCCCGAGACCATCCGCCGGCTGGTGTCGGAGCAGATGGCCGGTGCTCGCCATGCGGTCAAGTTGGGGGCGTTGATCTCCCTGGAACTCTGGCATCGCCAGTTCCTGGAGGCCCCGTCGGCCCGTTCCGCACCCATTCCTGCAGCGCGGGAAGCGTCGCCGCTACCGGCGTAA
- a CDS encoding sulfotransferase domain-containing protein, with amino-acid sequence MLRPIFFRSQVQPFVNLFVERAGSTYLATLLDSHPHIVSLREELAVLRQQGKDGAAQLAWAREFWTPPLLGRAKARGFKTKLVDILDPDGFARLLQEKECRVLCLRRRNTVKGVVSTLNARRLWERAGTWNLLDESKRRDQALQVDFQEFDQLLRQREAWDQELEEYVERLGLPTLMLYYEDLLLDEAAFLNQVFAFLGVRPQPVQGRTLKNTRDNLRDVLANFEELRERYRNTRYAAMFDEVLVG; translated from the coding sequence ATGCTCCGCCCGATCTTTTTCCGTTCTCAGGTCCAACCATTTGTCAATCTTTTCGTCGAGCGGGCCGGCAGCACCTATCTGGCCACGCTGTTGGACTCCCATCCCCACATTGTCTCCCTGCGGGAAGAGCTGGCTGTGCTCCGCCAGCAGGGCAAGGATGGGGCCGCGCAGCTGGCGTGGGCCCGGGAGTTCTGGACGCCCCCTCTGCTGGGCCGTGCCAAGGCCCGGGGCTTTAAGACCAAGCTGGTGGATATCCTGGACCCCGACGGCTTTGCCCGCCTGCTCCAGGAGAAAGAGTGTCGTGTCCTCTGCCTGCGCCGGCGCAACACCGTCAAGGGCGTGGTCTCCACCCTCAACGCCCGGCGGCTGTGGGAACGGGCCGGCACCTGGAACCTCCTGGACGAGAGCAAGCGCCGGGATCAGGCCCTGCAGGTGGACTTCCAGGAGTTCGACCAGCTGCTGCGCCAGCGGGAGGCGTGGGACCAGGAGCTGGAGGAGTACGTGGAACGCCTGGGCCTGCCCACCCTGATGCTCTACTACGAAGATCTCCTGTTGGACGAAGCGGCTTTTTTGAACCAGGTCTTTGCCTTCCTGGGGGTCCGCCCCCAACCCGTCCAGGGACGGACCCTGAAGAACACCCGGGACAACCTGCGGGATGTGCTGGCCAACTTTGAGGAGCTCCGGGAGCGCTACCGCAATACCCGCTACGCGGCCATGTTTGACGAAGTACTGGTGGGATGA